The following coding sequences lie in one Peribacillus frigoritolerans genomic window:
- a CDS encoding VOC family protein — MGVQAEKIFVNLPVKDLDASVEFFTKVGFEFNEQMTNENATCMVISESIYVMLLVEDYFKTFTKKEIPDSAASTEAIVALSVKSKEEVDAVVNRALDAGGKPFNEAIDHGFMYGWSFLDIDGHSWEVFYMDESGFNQN; from the coding sequence ATGGGAGTTCAAGCAGAAAAGATCTTTGTAAACTTGCCTGTTAAAGATTTGGATGCCTCAGTAGAATTTTTCACAAAGGTCGGCTTTGAGTTTAACGAGCAAATGACCAATGAAAATGCGACATGCATGGTTATCAGCGAGTCCATATATGTCATGTTATTGGTGGAAGATTACTTTAAAACGTTTACCAAGAAGGAGATCCCGGATTCTGCAGCGAGTACCGAAGCCATCGTTGCCCTGTCCGTTAAAAGCAAGGAAGAAGTCGATGCAGTCGTGAATAGGGCACTGGATGCTGGCGGAAAGCCTTTTAACGAAGCCATTGATCATGGTTTCATGTATGGTTGGAGTTTTCTGGATATCGACGGACATTCTTGGGAAGTATTTTACATGGACGAAAGCGGATTTAACCAAAATTAA
- a CDS encoding PTS sugar transporter subunit IIA, whose product MFKKLFSKKEIVEQLLAPINGQVISIENVRDPVFSGKMMGDGIAILPEEGLVVSPIDAEVIQVFHTKHALGLRTKHGIELLIHIGLETVNLNGEGFEVHVAEGQNVKAGDKLVTFDIDFLKAKAPSIVTPIVITNGELVEKLEKTNSTQAKINETQIMSFYLK is encoded by the coding sequence ATGTTCAAAAAATTATTCAGTAAAAAAGAGATTGTGGAGCAACTGCTTGCTCCTATAAATGGACAAGTAATAAGTATTGAAAATGTTCGAGATCCGGTGTTTTCCGGTAAAATGATGGGGGACGGAATAGCAATTCTTCCTGAGGAAGGGTTGGTCGTATCTCCAATCGATGCAGAAGTGATCCAGGTTTTTCATACTAAACATGCTCTAGGCCTCCGCACGAAGCATGGCATAGAATTGTTGATTCATATTGGATTGGAAACAGTTAACCTTAATGGTGAGGGATTTGAAGTCCATGTTGCAGAAGGGCAAAATGTAAAAGCAGGAGATAAGCTTGTTACATTTGATATCGATTTTCTGAAAGCCAAAGCTCCAAGCATCGTAACTCCGATTGTTATCACGAATGGCGAGCTGGTTGAAAAACTGGAAAAAACAAATAGTACCCAAGCAAAAATTAACGAAACACAGATTATGAGTTTTTATTTGAAATAA
- a CDS encoding GNAT family N-acetyltransferase — protein sequence MLIREATVSDAEGIAIVHVDCWRTTYKNIIPSDFLDKLSYEKRKDLWIKNITSDGKYVYVAENSEGKIVGFIDGGKREKNQVENSGDLTAIYILENFQKMGIGKKLIKELFLKFEALGFKTIFVEVLEDNKSRYFYEAFGADLLKTEKIKMAGAEMNLLVYVWKDISPVLL from the coding sequence ATGTTAATAAGAGAGGCAACGGTTTCAGATGCGGAAGGGATAGCAATAGTCCATGTGGATTGCTGGCGAACTACTTATAAGAATATAATTCCGAGTGATTTTTTAGATAAACTTTCTTATGAGAAAAGGAAAGACCTATGGATTAAGAATATAACTAGCGATGGAAAATATGTTTATGTCGCAGAAAATAGCGAGGGAAAAATAGTTGGATTTATAGATGGCGGGAAAAGGGAAAAAAACCAAGTCGAGAATTCGGGTGATTTAACTGCTATCTATATCCTCGAAAATTTTCAAAAAATGGGGATAGGAAAGAAACTCATCAAAGAGTTATTTTTAAAATTCGAGGCACTGGGATTTAAGACTATTTTTGTGGAGGTGCTTGAAGACAATAAATCTCGATACTTCTATGAGGCATTTGGTGCTGACTTGCTTAAAACCGAAAAAATCAAAATGGCTGGTGCTGAAATGAATCTATTGGTTTATGTGTGGAAGGATATTAGCCCAGTATTGTTATGA
- a CDS encoding ATP-dependent metallopeptidase FtsH/Yme1/Tma family protein yields the protein MKQIFRSKTFYLIIFFVTLGIVLVFNNDNEPTELTEEDFFTTLEDGKVTFLELKPQKSVFEISGRLIGYEKDQYFIASVPNSEISLDRINNAAEEHDIEKIEVTPEDVETSGWVTLITTTIPFMIIFILIFVSFLFLFVMKRMKHSK from the coding sequence ATGAAGCAGATTTTCCGTAGTAAAACATTTTATTTAATAATCTTCTTTGTTACCTTGGGGATTGTGCTAGTTTTTAATAATGACAATGAACCGACTGAATTAACTGAAGAAGATTTTTTTACAACTTTAGAGGATGGAAAAGTGACATTTTTAGAGTTGAAGCCCCAAAAAAGTGTTTTTGAAATAAGCGGTCGGCTGATAGGGTATGAAAAGGATCAATACTTTATCGCGTCTGTCCCAAATAGTGAAATTTCGCTAGATAGAATCAATAATGCTGCCGAGGAACATGATATAGAAAAAATTGAGGTTACGCCAGAAGACGTAGAGACAAGTGGATGGGTCACTCTTATTACAACGACCATTCCGTTCATGATCATTTTCATCCTGATTTTTGTTAGTTTTCTATTTCTATTTGTCATGAA
- a CDS encoding LacI family DNA-binding transcriptional regulator: MTTIYDIAKKANVSTMTVSRVINNKGNISEKTREKVEAVIKELNYIPNSAAQSLNIKRTKLLSLIITDITNPFFTQVARGAADKANQMGYQLILCNTDEDYEKESEYIDALISKRVDGVIIAPTGDQSTKNLKKLIKNRIPFTLIDRQIQDVSCDRVLGDNYEGTKKLLQHLIDFGHERIAMVHGPLTISTSKERYQAYIETLKINDLNIDQSFVIETHYKQEKQWNGIDGLMNVPPSERPTAIFAANNFIAIKIIKSLREKQIKVPEDIAVVCFDDLELFSDFDPFLTVSSQPAYDFGYLGTQLVIERVDEVGPADYRTINLKPELVIRKSSGAPIK, encoded by the coding sequence GTGACGACAATTTACGATATTGCGAAAAAAGCGAATGTATCAACGATGACTGTATCGAGAGTTATTAATAATAAAGGAAATATAAGTGAAAAGACAAGGGAAAAAGTTGAAGCGGTCATTAAAGAGCTGAACTATATACCGAATTCCGCTGCCCAAAGTTTGAATATTAAAAGAACGAAGCTGCTTTCATTAATCATAACTGATATCACCAACCCTTTTTTCACCCAAGTAGCGAGAGGGGCCGCAGATAAGGCCAATCAAATGGGATATCAGCTCATTTTATGTAATACCGATGAGGATTACGAAAAAGAGAGTGAATATATCGATGCATTGATTTCAAAACGGGTGGATGGCGTCATTATTGCACCAACAGGCGATCAATCGACTAAAAATTTGAAGAAATTAATTAAAAACAGGATTCCATTTACATTGATAGATAGGCAAATTCAAGATGTTTCATGTGATCGGGTGCTTGGTGATAACTATGAAGGAACGAAAAAGCTTCTTCAGCATCTCATCGATTTTGGACACGAACGAATCGCGATGGTTCATGGTCCGCTAACGATTTCCACTTCGAAAGAGCGTTATCAGGCGTATATTGAAACGCTGAAAATAAATGATTTGAACATCGATCAGTCTTTCGTAATAGAGACTCATTACAAACAGGAAAAGCAATGGAACGGTATTGACGGATTAATGAATGTTCCGCCCTCTGAGCGTCCAACAGCAATTTTTGCCGCCAATAATTTCATTGCCATCAAAATTATAAAAAGTTTACGAGAAAAACAGATTAAAGTACCTGAAGACATTGCTGTCGTTTGCTTTGACGACTTAGAATTATTCTCGGACTTCGATCCCTTTTTAACCGTATCTTCACAGCCCGCTTACGACTTCGGATATTTAGGAACACAATTAGTGATCGAGCGAGTGGATGAAGTCGGTCCTGCCGACTATCGGACGATCAATTTAAAGCCTGAATTGGTAATCAGGAAATCATCTGGAGCTCCTATAAAATAA